One window of Thermocoleostomius sinensis A174 genomic DNA carries:
- a CDS encoding DUF2811 domain-containing protein: MNATVSILAEIPEELHESLLGFLETHPDWDHDRVFCAALSLFLLQNGNSSTPDASRSYRRAARVYLDTLFKHAV, from the coding sequence ATGAACGCAACCGTCAGCATCTTGGCAGAAATTCCAGAGGAACTTCATGAATCACTGTTGGGGTTTCTTGAAACTCACCCTGACTGGGATCACGATCGGGTGTTTTGTGCGGCGTTATCGCTGTTTTTGCTGCAAAATGGCAACAGCAGTACCCCAGATGCCTCTCGCAGTTATCGTCGGGCTGCACGAGTCTATCTCGATACATTGTTCAAGCACGCTGTTTAA